Genomic window (Sphingomonas sp. S1-29):
GCGCAGGCGTTGGTCGACCGCCGACGCCGAACAGGCACGTGCGAACAGGTTGATCATGTGGATCGTCACCGAGGGATAGTTTGCCGCCGATTGGCGCAGCGCCTTGAGCGGGCCGTCGAGGAACACCGTCACCCGATCGCGCGGCAGTTGCAGCCGCGCGATCCCGGCGGCATCGCACAGCCAGTCGCCATCTTCGCCCTGATCGAACGCGGCCGCGAGCAGGCTGCCCAACCGGTCGCAACAGGCAAGCGCGGTGTAGAAATCGTTGATGCCGGGCGACAAGGCGCGCGCCGCGACCTCGACCAGCAAATTGGCCTCGAACGCCGCGCCGCCGCTGTCGGTGCGATAAGGGACATGGCGGATATGCGCGGTCACCCAGCCGCTGCCCGGATCGCCCGCGACCCAGCCGATCGGTTCGCGCGCGATCATATAGTCGCCGGGTGTGAGCGCGAGGCTGACATAGGCCTCGCGCTCTGCTGCGGCGTCCAGGATCGCGGTTGACGCGATCTCGCCGACATAGCCGGTTGCGCTGGCGAGGATCGGCACCTGCGCGCGCCCCGTCGGTGCGGCGCCGCTGGCGCGCTTGGCGGGCAGATTGTTCGCCGCATCGCGACCGAGCCTGGCGATCGAGGTGTCGACCTGGACGGTGCGGCCGAGATGGTGGAGCGCGTTGCTCATCCAGGCGATCGTCAAAATCGTGACCGCGGTCAGCACGGTGAGCGACACGCGCGGGACGCGCGCCGAGGGTGCGTCGGCATCGACGGCATAGAGCAGGATCAACGACGCGCTCAGCAGCGACAGCAACAGCCCCAGCGTGAAGCGGATCGTAAAATCACCGATCCAGCGATCGATCAGCCGGACGCCCAGATTGCTCGCGGCGAGCGTCAGCACCAGCAAGGTGATCGAGAAATACAGCGCCGCAAAGGCGGTGTGGATCGTCACTAGGCCCGCGGCCAGCGTATCGGCGGTGCTCGGCGATATCGCGAAGGGCCAGCCGAGCGCTTCGAACCATATCGCGCCGCCGCGGTCGTCGATCACCAGCAACACGCAGGTCGCCGCGACCGCCGCGAGGATCATCGCACAGGGCAGCGCCCAGAAATTGCCCCACAACAAATGCCGCCGTACGCCGATCGAATGCCGCATCCGCGTAGCGCTCCCTCATGCACGGGCTATCAGTGGCACGACGACGCGCGGGCGGCGCGACGGTTCCTGGCGCGGATCGGCGGCGCTACCGCCAGTAGCGCTTGCGGTCGTGCAGGTCGGCGTGCGCGCGCGCTGCTTGTTTGAGCAGCTTGGCACGATGGCCGCCCTCGGCGAGCGGCGTAGCATCGGGCGCGATGCCCAGCGTCGCGAGCAGCTGCGGCGCGGTCGCGAGGTCGTTCAGCGCACCGAGCTGGTCCTGTAGCGCCTCCAAAGCCGCGACGAACTTGCGGTGCCGCCGTCGTTCACGCTTCCGCCCGAAAACGCTGGCGAAAAAGTCCGAAGCGTAGCGCAGCTTCTTGGCGTCCTTGCGCAACTGGTGCCGTGACTCATCGTCGATGGTTTCGAGGTGGCGGCCGCCCTTGATAACCTTGCGGTGGAACCGGTCGAGCGCCCTGCCCGCGGCTTCGCGCACCGGCTCGTCGCGGTCGGGCGCCAGCGTGGGCAAACGCGTCCAATCGCCCGCGAACGTCCATGCCGCGAGATCGAGCATCAGCGTGCGGACGCGCGGCGCGCCGAGCACCTCCGCGACGCGCGCATAGGCGGCGTCGCGCGCGGCGGCGAGCCGGTCGTGCAGCCCGCCCGGCCCGACCCGACCGAGCAACACATCGAGGTTGCGCGCATTCCCCAGTTCGCAGGCCAGCCAGCGC
Coding sequences:
- a CDS encoding DUF2254 family protein, translated to MRHSIGVRRHLLWGNFWALPCAMILAAVAATCVLLVIDDRGGAIWFEALGWPFAISPSTADTLAAGLVTIHTAFAALYFSITLLVLTLAASNLGVRLIDRWIGDFTIRFTLGLLLSLLSASLILLYAVDADAPSARVPRVSLTVLTAVTILTIAWMSNALHHLGRTVQVDTSIARLGRDAANNLPAKRASGAAPTGRAQVPILASATGYVGEIASTAILDAAAEREAYVSLALTPGDYMIAREPIGWVAGDPGSGWVTAHIRHVPYRTDSGGAAFEANLLVEVAARALSPGINDFYTALACCDRLGSLLAAAFDQGEDGDWLCDAAGIARLQLPRDRVTVFLDGPLKALRQSAANYPSVTIHMINLFARACSASAVDQRLRAFVLRHAEAFAQHADARAQTDSDRADIAAALVRAQSAASGTATRPG